In Mycetocola zhujimingii, one DNA window encodes the following:
- a CDS encoding PspC domain-containing protein, whose product MNEAPSTPDAPPAQGGYAPPAPQVTFFDWIRGTGIGRSDDAWLGGVAGGIARHTGLDPLIVRGVILVVALLGGPALFLYAIAWALLPDSSGRIYTERALRGIFDPAMIAIIILVTLAFLPFMQGIWWRGAPDAWNMPRWLESTLSTGWTLALIAGLIWLTVVIARRVPSSRTQAPGQPEPRSHADFWTSPAQAAPAAPTEGPTATSTGTSTDSTPDAGANATAPQGFVPTSAANPTGAEPWFATAEAAHSATDQGTRVYGAVWNPPQRPDAAEREAERRRRAAIHAEQRREHEERYRSRQPGAAFVSISLGLAVLTGVFVAIALGYTTMSETAVVIGTGSALGVLALATIIAGIRGRESGWLGFFAVVAVLALLFVGVFPRGTAVSVFGNTTWHVIDAPADSTSGFAMAAGSPTLDLSALDDPGAETGGTVDLWLAAGTVDLVLPEDAPVILEVAGGVAGISYVDDGELRENGAPLYRQVLRFGDTSDSDTTTVRIWIGAGSVDLENNARSAR is encoded by the coding sequence ATGAACGAAGCACCGTCAACCCCAGACGCTCCACCTGCCCAGGGCGGGTACGCGCCGCCGGCACCGCAGGTCACCTTCTTCGACTGGATCCGCGGCACCGGCATCGGCCGCTCGGACGACGCCTGGCTTGGCGGTGTTGCGGGTGGCATCGCACGGCACACCGGCCTCGACCCGCTGATCGTGCGCGGCGTCATCCTCGTCGTCGCCCTGCTCGGCGGCCCCGCACTGTTCCTTTACGCGATCGCGTGGGCGTTGTTGCCCGACAGCTCTGGCCGCATTTACACCGAACGGGCCCTCAGGGGAATCTTCGACCCGGCGATGATTGCCATCATCATTCTTGTCACCCTGGCCTTTCTCCCGTTCATGCAGGGCATCTGGTGGCGGGGCGCCCCCGACGCGTGGAACATGCCGCGGTGGCTCGAGTCGACGCTCAGCACCGGCTGGACTCTCGCGCTCATCGCCGGACTCATCTGGCTCACCGTCGTCATCGCTCGGCGGGTGCCGTCCTCACGGACTCAGGCTCCTGGCCAGCCCGAGCCGCGTTCGCACGCTGACTTCTGGACCAGCCCAGCGCAGGCAGCTCCAGCCGCACCGACCGAAGGGCCGACGGCCACCTCGACAGGTACATCGACGGATTCGACACCGGATGCCGGGGCGAACGCCACCGCGCCCCAGGGATTCGTACCGACGTCCGCAGCCAACCCGACCGGCGCTGAGCCCTGGTTCGCTACGGCTGAGGCAGCCCACTCCGCCACCGACCAGGGAACCCGGGTGTACGGCGCCGTGTGGAACCCGCCGCAGCGGCCAGACGCGGCCGAGCGGGAGGCCGAGCGCAGGCGTCGCGCGGCCATTCACGCCGAACAGCGACGTGAGCACGAGGAGCGTTACCGCTCCCGCCAGCCGGGAGCGGCGTTCGTCTCGATTTCGCTTGGCCTGGCCGTGCTCACCGGCGTCTTCGTCGCCATTGCCCTCGGGTACACCACGATGTCGGAAACGGCGGTGGTCATCGGTACAGGATCCGCACTCGGGGTGCTGGCGCTCGCCACGATCATCGCCGGCATCCGCGGCCGTGAGAGCGGCTGGCTCGGCTTCTTCGCCGTCGTCGCGGTTCTCGCTCTGCTCTTCGTCGGAGTGTTCCCGCGCGGTACAGCGGTCTCCGTCTTCGGCAACACGACCTGGCACGTGATCGACGCACCGGCAGATTCCACCTCGGGATTCGCCATGGCGGCGGGATCGCCGACGCTTGACCTGTCGGCCCTGGACGATCCCGGAGCGGAGACCGGCGGGACGGTCGACCTGTGGCTTGCCGCGGGAACCGTCGATCTCGTCCTCCCCGAGGACGCGCCCGTCATCCTCGAGGTCGCCGGCGGTGTCGCCGGCATCAGCTACGTCGATGACGGCGAGTTGCGCGAGAACGGTGCGCCGCTCTACCGACAGGTGCTTCGTTTCGGTGACACCAGCGACAGCGACACCACGACGGTCCGGATCTGGATCGGCGCAGGCAGCGTCGACCTCGAGAACAATGCGAGGAGCGCACGATGA
- a CDS encoding ATP-binding protein yields MDAALMTRPRVRLVGGVCAGFAEHTGLPLPLVRTSTVLLALCGGAGVLLYAWLWATTPVAIDAADPVKRALTRPYDDNDDTPPSPTERRAPVTEVLLGLALLAAAAALVASRLGADVPLSFVIPAIVVLGGAGLAWRQFDDLRRQRSSSSSALLVRALGALILVAVGILLFFVTGEEPNVWTVFVAAIAVLFGVAIVVAPWLVRLTRDLADERAARVREADRAEIAAHLHDSVLQTLALIQQKAGPASEASRLARAQERELRDWLFAGSPGASVEFADELRRIAGVIEQDYAALIEVVAVGQSPSSVPDALLGAAREAMLNAARHAGGTVSVYLESSPTAIQVTITDRGPGLNLDDIPADRMGIRESILGRMRRIGGTAELAPGPGGTGTEVHLLLPLTPGADHADS; encoded by the coding sequence ATGGACGCAGCGCTGATGACCCGCCCCCGCGTCCGGCTCGTGGGCGGAGTGTGCGCGGGTTTCGCCGAGCACACCGGCCTGCCCCTGCCCCTCGTGCGAACGTCGACAGTGCTGCTCGCACTGTGCGGCGGAGCGGGCGTGCTCCTCTACGCGTGGCTGTGGGCGACGACTCCGGTCGCCATCGACGCCGCCGACCCCGTCAAGCGCGCACTCACGAGGCCGTACGACGACAACGACGACACCCCGCCGTCGCCAACGGAACGGAGGGCGCCGGTCACCGAGGTGCTGCTCGGCCTCGCGCTGCTCGCCGCGGCCGCCGCTCTCGTCGCTTCCCGCCTCGGTGCCGATGTCCCGCTCTCCTTTGTCATCCCGGCCATCGTGGTGCTCGGCGGAGCGGGACTGGCCTGGCGCCAGTTCGACGACCTCAGGCGCCAGCGGTCCTCCTCCTCATCGGCGCTGCTCGTCCGGGCGCTCGGGGCGCTCATCCTCGTCGCCGTCGGAATCCTCCTGTTCTTCGTCACCGGTGAGGAACCCAACGTCTGGACCGTGTTCGTCGCCGCGATCGCCGTGCTCTTCGGGGTCGCGATCGTCGTCGCACCCTGGCTGGTCCGGCTCACCCGTGACCTCGCCGACGAGCGCGCGGCGCGCGTGCGCGAGGCCGACCGGGCGGAGATCGCGGCGCACCTCCACGACTCGGTGCTGCAGACCCTCGCACTCATCCAGCAGAAGGCCGGTCCGGCGAGTGAAGCATCCCGGCTGGCCAGGGCGCAGGAGCGTGAGCTGAGGGACTGGCTGTTCGCCGGCTCCCCAGGCGCCTCCGTGGAGTTCGCCGATGAGCTCCGCCGAATCGCCGGGGTGATCGAGCAGGATTATGCCGCCCTCATCGAGGTCGTCGCTGTGGGCCAGAGCCCGAGCTCGGTGCCGGACGCGCTCCTCGGTGCCGCACGCGAGGCGATGCTCAATGCGGCACGGCACGCGGGCGGCACCGTGTCCGTCTACCTGGAGTCTTCGCCGACCGCCATCCAGGTCACGATCACCGACCGCGGGCCGGGGCTGAACCTCGACGACATCCCCGCCGACAGAATGGGGATCCGCGAATCGATCCTCGGTCGCATGCGACGCATCGGTGGCACCGCCGAACTGGCACCCGGCCCGGGCGGCACCGGTACCGAGGTCCACCTTCTTCTGCCCCTGACCCCCGGAGCTGACCATGCCGACAGTTGA
- a CDS encoding LuxR C-terminal-related transcriptional regulator encodes MPTVEPTTPASSNDPGLTVVIVDDHSIFRSGLRADLADGIRVLGEAATVDGAVDLVLATQPQVVLLDVHLPGGAGGGGGEVIRRAAPQAPNTRFLALSVSDAADDVVTVIRAGARGYITKSASGADVSDAARRVRDGDAVFSPRLAGFVLDAFGAVAGETAEASDELDRLSAREQEVMRLIARGYSYKEVAASLFISVKTVETHVSSVLRKLQLSSRHELTAWALARKLL; translated from the coding sequence ATGCCGACAGTTGAACCGACCACCCCAGCGTCCTCGAACGACCCAGGCCTCACCGTGGTGATCGTCGACGACCACTCAATCTTCCGCTCAGGTCTCCGTGCCGACCTGGCCGACGGCATCCGCGTCCTCGGTGAAGCCGCGACGGTCGATGGCGCCGTCGATCTGGTTCTTGCAACGCAGCCGCAGGTCGTTTTGCTCGACGTTCACCTCCCCGGCGGCGCAGGAGGCGGCGGCGGCGAGGTCATCCGGCGGGCAGCGCCGCAGGCGCCGAACACCCGGTTCCTGGCGCTCAGCGTCTCCGATGCCGCGGACGACGTCGTGACGGTCATCAGGGCGGGGGCCCGCGGTTACATCACGAAGAGCGCCTCGGGCGCTGACGTGTCGGATGCCGCACGGCGCGTTCGCGACGGAGATGCCGTGTTCTCGCCGCGGCTCGCGGGGTTCGTCCTCGATGCCTTCGGCGCTGTCGCCGGCGAAACCGCGGAGGCGTCTGATGAGCTCGATCGCCTGTCGGCACGAGAGCAGGAAGTGATGCGCCTGATCGCGCGGGGCTACTCGTATAAAGAGGTGGCGGCATCCCTCTTCATCTCGGTGAAGACCGTGGAAACCCACGTCTCCAGTGTGCTGCGGAAGTTGCAGCTGTCGTCGCGGCACGAGCTCACCGCCTGGGCGCTTGCGCGCAAGCTACTCTGA
- a CDS encoding glycoside hydrolase family 2 protein — translation MSLHPRERLSLDGRWELELLDGDDTDGRPEDVIVPGAWTAQIAGHGDSHESVRYRRTFDWTPGTAGVHLVFNGVNHSAEVRLNGTVVGTHVGAWEAFSLDVSDVVIAGTNSLDVIVAYPPRTDTDAEPGYLEVPHGKQSWYGTSAGIWQSVFIETRPLHHIAEIEVRADAPTGTIDVRAIASLPGARAEVTVSHGDEVVARAELPEHDGRYNGTVVVPDVQLWGIDQPALYTVTLRLEAADGTADVVSRSTGFRTIEARDGAFFLNGHELEVRAVLDQDYHPSSAPIPESTEEWEELLYETRALGFNMLRVHIKRPDPRYYEIADRMGMLVWTELPSWMVWTQSGADEGLAMLERFIAADQHHPSIVMWTIINESWGLDMTSGRQRRWLADAFHRIKAVALGSLVVDNSACFPNFHMVSDVDDYHVYRGIPESRREWDEKIEEFAARPDWTYSGYGDAERSGTEPLMLSEFGNWALPVVRDQYTDGAEPWWFGLGANWAYGAAEGTRLMERFAELGLDRVFGTWEDLVAQLHHAQLVANRYQTTSIRMQPSISGYVLTQLSDVQWEANGLFDMNRTPKTGTAEFALANGDRAIALRPDAYSAVTGDSLALSITTVPARTGSAPAPVAGTVRVLLDGVEIFTIPDDAERWSTARMSVPVPSEPGQYELAAELVVNGEVAARDAADLVVVAPVGADAGRAVVAADSGIADWARSIGLGCDAELEPDSLLVTTVFDAAARAHASDGGRVLVLVEEPDALDGAFDLLTAGRIGPRSGDGDWVPRSEWLDRSGPFQNVPGSTLLGIAFEDLLGEHVLTGIPNAIRSARVYSGIFSGWLRGAATTTATVRWSEGSVTLTTLRLRHAQALSPVAATLARAVVDAARLG, via the coding sequence ATGAGCCTGCACCCTCGCGAACGACTCTCCCTCGACGGCCGTTGGGAGCTCGAACTCCTCGACGGCGACGACACCGATGGACGACCCGAAGACGTGATCGTGCCCGGTGCCTGGACCGCGCAGATCGCCGGCCACGGCGACTCGCACGAGAGCGTCCGATACCGGCGCACGTTCGACTGGACGCCCGGCACTGCGGGTGTGCACCTCGTGTTCAACGGCGTGAACCACTCCGCCGAGGTCAGGCTCAATGGAACCGTGGTCGGAACCCACGTCGGGGCCTGGGAAGCCTTCTCCCTCGACGTGAGCGACGTCGTGATCGCCGGGACGAACTCACTCGACGTGATTGTGGCCTATCCGCCGCGCACGGACACCGATGCCGAGCCGGGCTACCTCGAGGTCCCTCACGGCAAGCAGTCCTGGTACGGCACATCGGCGGGCATCTGGCAGTCGGTCTTCATCGAAACCAGGCCACTGCACCACATTGCTGAGATCGAGGTGCGAGCGGATGCCCCGACGGGAACCATCGATGTTCGCGCCATCGCCTCGCTCCCCGGTGCGCGGGCAGAAGTGACGGTCAGCCATGGCGACGAGGTCGTCGCTCGCGCCGAGCTGCCCGAGCACGACGGCCGGTACAACGGGACAGTCGTGGTTCCTGATGTACAGCTGTGGGGGATCGACCAGCCCGCGCTCTACACGGTGACGCTCAGGCTGGAGGCCGCCGACGGCACAGCCGACGTCGTCTCACGAAGCACGGGTTTCCGCACGATCGAGGCACGCGACGGTGCGTTCTTCCTCAACGGCCACGAACTTGAGGTGCGTGCGGTTCTCGACCAGGACTACCACCCGTCTTCCGCACCGATCCCCGAGAGCACCGAGGAGTGGGAAGAGCTGCTGTACGAGACTCGTGCCCTCGGCTTCAACATGCTCCGCGTGCACATCAAACGCCCGGATCCGCGCTATTACGAGATCGCCGACCGGATGGGAATGCTGGTCTGGACTGAGCTCCCGAGCTGGATGGTCTGGACCCAAAGTGGTGCAGACGAAGGACTCGCGATGCTCGAGCGGTTCATCGCCGCTGACCAGCATCACCCGAGCATCGTCATGTGGACGATCATCAATGAGTCCTGGGGGCTCGACATGACGAGCGGGCGCCAGCGGCGCTGGCTCGCCGATGCGTTCCACCGGATCAAGGCTGTCGCTCTCGGCTCCCTCGTCGTCGACAACTCCGCGTGCTTCCCCAACTTCCACATGGTTTCGGACGTCGACGATTACCACGTCTACCGTGGCATCCCCGAGTCGCGTCGAGAATGGGACGAGAAGATCGAGGAATTCGCCGCCCGCCCCGACTGGACCTACTCCGGTTATGGTGACGCGGAACGCTCGGGGACCGAGCCCCTCATGCTCTCCGAGTTCGGAAACTGGGCGTTGCCGGTTGTGCGCGACCAGTACACCGACGGAGCGGAACCGTGGTGGTTTGGCCTCGGCGCCAACTGGGCGTACGGCGCGGCGGAAGGCACCCGCCTGATGGAACGATTCGCTGAACTCGGTCTCGACCGGGTCTTCGGCACGTGGGAGGACCTCGTCGCGCAATTGCACCACGCGCAACTCGTGGCGAACCGCTACCAGACCACATCCATCCGGATGCAGCCGAGCATCAGCGGTTACGTGCTGACGCAGCTGAGCGATGTGCAGTGGGAGGCCAACGGGCTGTTCGACATGAACCGCACACCGAAGACCGGTACCGCTGAATTTGCCCTCGCCAACGGCGACCGGGCAATCGCCCTTCGGCCCGACGCGTACAGCGCCGTGACCGGTGACAGCCTCGCGCTGAGCATCACGACGGTGCCGGCCCGCACCGGGTCCGCACCTGCGCCCGTCGCCGGTACCGTCCGGGTGCTGCTCGATGGCGTCGAGATCTTCACGATCCCCGACGACGCCGAGCGCTGGTCGACCGCGCGCATGTCAGTGCCAGTGCCGAGCGAGCCCGGCCAGTACGAGCTCGCCGCAGAACTCGTCGTGAACGGTGAGGTGGCTGCCCGCGACGCCGCAGACCTCGTCGTCGTTGCGCCCGTCGGTGCGGATGCCGGCCGGGCGGTTGTCGCCGCAGACAGCGGTATCGCCGACTGGGCACGGTCCATCGGCCTCGGCTGCGACGCCGAGCTGGAACCGGATTCGCTCCTGGTCACGACGGTTTTCGACGCCGCTGCCCGTGCACACGCCAGCGACGGTGGCCGGGTGCTCGTGCTGGTCGAAGAACCGGACGCCCTCGACGGGGCGTTCGACCTGCTCACCGCCGGCCGCATCGGCCCGCGCTCAGGTGACGGCGACTGGGTGCCGCGCAGCGAATGGCTTGACCGCTCGGGCCCGTTCCAGAACGTCCCGGGAAGCACTCTCCTCGGCATCGCATTCGAGGATCTGCTCGGTGAGCACGTGCTCACCGGCATTCCGAACGCCATCCGTTCCGCCAGGGTGTACTCGGGGATCTTCTCCGGCTGGTTGCGCGGAGCCGCGACCACGACGGCGACCGTGCGCTGGAGTGAGGGCAGCGTGACACTCACGACGCTGCGCTTGCGGCACGCGCAGGCCCTGTCGCCTGTCGCGGCGACCCTTGCGCGTGCAGTCGTCGATGCGGCGCGGCTCGGTTAG
- a CDS encoding extracellular solute-binding protein, with translation MNGKRIPAVLATVAAASMLLAGCGTGTGTGTAAGDDDMTAKIEAVTDEQLKGTSITMSRMFGDCEETTKGVTDLAMAASECEAIQILTNKFNAENEHGISVERLGGADWNSYYDAFNASIAGGEPANIANLHDYALSDYARRAQLVSFDPAALDIDMDDATEQAQNSVTYDDKTFAVPFDSHAILAHVNTDVLGAAGYMDADGRPVMPTNADELMAMGQAVKEKTGKPLMSVGFANDDMAWRMFYSFVRQQGSDLIVDGEANVDSAEAKAAMELLQELIDNGYIHTKADYSGSIEEWKNGESAILVNGTWGVNEYASTATFGYTVTDFPTIMDEAAVWASSHMWVLPVQKDNDPVKYRASLEFASFLYENTSVWATATGHIAPRVSVVESAEYPNAPERANYTDTALENISFVPQVENWTAIKSLIHKQLEEVWFNGKDLDSALTEAQQRVGQELK, from the coding sequence ATGAACGGAAAACGCATCCCAGCGGTTCTCGCGACGGTCGCGGCAGCATCGATGCTGCTCGCCGGCTGTGGCACTGGAACCGGAACCGGCACAGCCGCCGGAGACGATGACATGACGGCAAAGATTGAAGCGGTCACAGACGAGCAGCTCAAGGGAACCAGCATCACGATGTCGCGGATGTTCGGCGACTGCGAGGAGACCACCAAGGGCGTCACCGACCTCGCGATGGCGGCATCCGAGTGTGAAGCGATCCAGATTCTCACCAACAAGTTCAATGCCGAGAACGAGCACGGCATCTCTGTTGAGCGCCTCGGTGGTGCTGACTGGAACTCGTACTACGACGCGTTCAACGCATCGATCGCCGGTGGAGAACCCGCGAACATCGCGAACCTGCACGATTACGCGCTGTCTGACTATGCGCGCCGTGCCCAGCTGGTGTCGTTCGACCCCGCAGCGCTCGACATCGACATGGACGACGCGACCGAGCAGGCCCAGAACTCGGTCACCTACGACGACAAGACGTTCGCGGTTCCGTTCGACTCCCACGCGATCCTCGCCCACGTGAACACCGACGTCCTCGGCGCTGCCGGCTACATGGACGCCGACGGCCGGCCCGTCATGCCGACCAACGCCGACGAGCTCATGGCCATGGGACAGGCTGTCAAAGAGAAGACCGGCAAGCCTCTGATGTCCGTCGGGTTCGCCAACGACGACATGGCATGGCGGATGTTCTACTCGTTCGTGCGCCAGCAGGGCTCTGACCTCATCGTCGACGGTGAGGCAAACGTTGATTCCGCCGAGGCGAAGGCCGCGATGGAGCTGCTTCAGGAGCTCATCGACAACGGCTACATCCACACCAAGGCCGACTACTCGGGTTCGATCGAGGAGTGGAAGAACGGCGAGTCCGCAATCCTCGTCAACGGCACCTGGGGCGTCAACGAGTACGCATCGACGGCGACCTTCGGCTACACGGTCACCGACTTCCCGACGATCATGGACGAAGCCGCAGTCTGGGCGTCCTCGCACATGTGGGTGCTGCCAGTGCAGAAGGACAACGACCCGGTGAAGTACCGTGCGTCGCTTGAATTCGCCTCGTTCCTCTACGAGAACACGAGCGTCTGGGCCACCGCGACCGGGCACATTGCCCCTCGCGTCTCGGTCGTTGAATCCGCCGAGTACCCGAACGCTCCCGAGCGTGCGAACTACACCGACACGGCGCTTGAGAACATCAGCTTCGTACCGCAGGTCGAGAACTGGACGGCGATCAAGTCGCTGATCCACAAGCAGCTCGAAGAGGTCTGGTTCAACGGAAAAGACCTCGACTCAGCACTGACCGAGGCGCAGCAGCGCGTCGGCCAGGAACTGAAGTAG
- a CDS encoding carbohydrate ABC transporter permease — MSPPPTRKTSAAAPGLVAARHTATRATWWHLAMIVAALVWLLPMLWMLSLALSDNATLSQGVTGLIPRDFTLDNVFGVFSVGLTSRWFLNSAIVAIVTTVLTVLLCAMAGYAFARIEFPGRTFVYATVLAGLMIPKEAMFIPLFTMVADAEMHNTYAALVLPRIAAPLGVFLMTQFFSKIPLEMEEAARVDGAGPWRTFFSIMLPLATPGMFALGIFTFVQTWNDYLWPLVSATKSEMFTITTGLASLQGNFAQATELGSLMARGLVGSLPLLIIFLLFQRHLIRGISMTSGGK; from the coding sequence ATGAGCCCTCCCCCGACCCGGAAGACGAGCGCCGCAGCGCCCGGTCTCGTCGCAGCACGGCACACCGCGACGCGTGCGACCTGGTGGCACCTCGCCATGATCGTCGCCGCGCTGGTCTGGCTTCTTCCCATGCTGTGGATGCTGTCGCTCGCGCTCAGCGACAACGCGACGCTGAGCCAGGGTGTCACCGGACTGATCCCGCGGGACTTCACACTCGACAACGTCTTCGGTGTCTTCTCCGTCGGACTCACCAGCCGCTGGTTCCTCAACAGCGCCATCGTGGCCATCGTCACGACGGTCCTGACGGTGCTCCTCTGCGCGATGGCGGGCTACGCCTTCGCGCGCATCGAGTTCCCCGGCCGCACGTTTGTATACGCCACAGTGCTCGCGGGGCTGATGATCCCCAAGGAGGCGATGTTCATCCCGCTCTTCACGATGGTCGCTGACGCGGAGATGCACAACACCTACGCTGCGCTCGTTCTGCCGCGGATCGCGGCTCCCCTCGGCGTCTTCCTGATGACCCAGTTCTTCTCGAAGATTCCGCTCGAGATGGAGGAAGCGGCGCGCGTCGACGGCGCAGGGCCGTGGCGCACGTTCTTCTCGATCATGCTGCCGCTTGCAACCCCCGGCATGTTCGCGCTCGGGATCTTCACCTTCGTTCAGACCTGGAACGACTACCTGTGGCCACTCGTGTCGGCGACGAAGAGTGAGATGTTCACGATCACCACCGGCCTTGCGTCACTCCAGGGCAACTTCGCCCAGGCCACCGAACTCGGCAGCCTGATGGCCCGCGGGCTCGTGGGATCACTGCCGCTGCTGATCATCTTCCTGCTCTTCCAGCGCCATCTCATCCGCGGAATCTCAATGACCTCAGGCGGCAAGTAG
- a CDS encoding carbohydrate ABC transporter permease, with protein MNTIALVQFLQRGKPEGKESMTLTLDQAAQATRKRPPRLPRKRRSQAGLKYGFAFVAPFAVLYLVFVLYPVLQAAQMSFFDWDLLGSVREFIGLENYERMLWGVDIQWSITNLFWWRIGVLALVAVLLVGPIKRRHISVWSVAGVLGLLGVFVALGFAPGKDGYWYDPTFWIALQNTLLFTAISTPIIALLGLVMALALQGQRRGSRWYQMAFFLPYILPVSVVTLIWTYFLSPGQGLLAQILTPLGIDPIPWLSDSNTALTAVIITTIWWTVGFNLVMFAAGLQDVDKSLYEAASLDGAGPWRKFVSVTLPGIRHVILLVMVMQAIASFQVFGQVNIMTGGGPGTSTEVLIRHIYQTGFRDFELGYASAMSLFLFALMLIVSVVQMRFLGKDDTK; from the coding sequence ATGAACACAATAGCCCTCGTGCAGTTTTTGCAACGTGGCAAACCGGAAGGCAAGGAATCGATGACGCTGACGCTCGATCAAGCGGCCCAAGCGACCAGGAAGCGCCCGCCGCGACTGCCCCGCAAACGGCGTTCTCAGGCCGGACTGAAGTACGGCTTTGCTTTCGTCGCTCCCTTCGCGGTTCTGTACCTCGTCTTCGTGCTGTACCCGGTTCTCCAGGCAGCCCAGATGAGCTTCTTCGATTGGGACCTGCTCGGGTCCGTTCGCGAGTTCATCGGCCTCGAAAACTATGAGCGGATGCTCTGGGGCGTCGACATTCAGTGGTCGATCACCAACCTGTTCTGGTGGCGCATCGGCGTGCTCGCCCTGGTTGCGGTGCTGCTGGTCGGCCCGATCAAGCGCAGGCACATCAGCGTCTGGAGTGTTGCCGGCGTCCTCGGCCTGCTCGGGGTGTTCGTCGCCCTCGGCTTTGCGCCGGGCAAAGACGGTTACTGGTACGACCCGACGTTCTGGATCGCCCTGCAGAACACCCTGCTGTTCACAGCCATCTCCACTCCGATCATCGCCCTGCTCGGTCTCGTCATGGCCCTTGCGCTGCAGGGACAGCGGCGCGGATCCCGCTGGTACCAGATGGCGTTCTTCCTCCCGTACATCCTCCCGGTCTCCGTGGTCACCCTCATCTGGACGTACTTCCTCTCACCGGGCCAGGGTCTGCTCGCGCAGATCCTCACCCCGCTCGGCATCGACCCGATTCCCTGGCTGAGTGATTCGAACACGGCGCTCACCGCGGTCATCATCACCACGATCTGGTGGACCGTCGGGTTCAACCTCGTCATGTTCGCCGCCGGGCTGCAGGATGTCGACAAGTCGCTCTACGAAGCCGCATCGCTCGATGGTGCCGGCCCGTGGCGCAAGTTCGTGAGCGTGACGCTTCCCGGCATCCGTCACGTCATCCTGCTCGTCATGGTGATGCAGGCAATCGCGTCGTTCCAGGTCTTCGGTCAGGTGAACATCATGACCGGTGGCGGCCCCGGTACCTCGACCGAGGTGCTCATCCGGCACATCTACCAGACCGGTTTCCGCGACTTCGAGCTCGGCTACGCGTCGGCGATGTCACTCTTCCTCTTCGCACTGATGCTGATCGTCTCCGTCGTCCAGATGCGCTTCCTCGGAAAGGACGACACCAAGTGA
- a CDS encoding LacI family DNA-binding transcriptional regulator: MATNIHDVAKLAGVSPRTVSNVVNNYVHVRPDTRQRVQDAIAKLNYQPNISARRLRQGNTKMLGFAVPELSQPYFAELSELVERSAQRRGYTVIATHTQGTKERELGTLKSFTSHLVDGLIFSPMSLTREDLYSAPPSVPTVLIGEQISTSSYTTIAIDNVGAAREITAHLIASGRRRIATVGAYRSDDYRSSRLRLQGFQEALSAAGHSLDPELLLYTDRFGTAAGYDAVGRALAAGIRFDALVCFADVIAFGAMRALADAGLRMPEDVAIVSIDDVQESTYSIPSLTSVAPDKQAIADRAVDTLVDAITSERVNPRSIEIGHRLVVRESSRARGEDTADQGSPASLPVPVA, from the coding sequence ATGGCAACCAACATTCACGACGTCGCGAAGCTTGCAGGCGTGTCCCCCCGCACGGTCTCCAACGTCGTCAATAACTACGTGCACGTCAGGCCGGACACGAGGCAGCGCGTGCAGGACGCCATCGCCAAGCTCAATTACCAGCCGAACATCTCCGCCAGACGGCTCCGCCAGGGCAACACCAAGATGCTCGGTTTCGCCGTGCCCGAGCTCTCCCAGCCGTATTTCGCCGAGCTGTCCGAACTCGTCGAGCGGTCTGCCCAACGCCGCGGATACACGGTGATCGCAACCCACACGCAGGGAACGAAAGAGCGGGAACTGGGCACACTGAAGAGTTTCACCTCCCACCTCGTCGACGGGCTGATCTTCAGCCCGATGTCCCTGACCAGGGAAGACCTCTACTCGGCTCCCCCGAGCGTGCCCACCGTGCTCATCGGCGAGCAGATCTCGACGTCGTCCTATACGACCATCGCCATCGACAACGTCGGTGCTGCACGGGAGATCACCGCGCACCTCATCGCCTCGGGCCGACGCCGCATTGCGACCGTGGGAGCGTACCGATCGGACGACTACCGGAGTTCCCGGTTACGACTGCAGGGCTTTCAGGAGGCCTTGTCAGCTGCGGGGCACAGCCTGGACCCCGAGCTGCTGCTGTACACCGATCGGTTCGGCACCGCGGCGGGGTACGACGCTGTCGGCCGCGCGCTCGCTGCGGGCATCCGCTTCGATGCCCTCGTGTGCTTCGCAGACGTCATCGCGTTCGGAGCGATGCGTGCACTCGCCGACGCGGGACTACGGATGCCGGAGGATGTTGCCATCGTCTCAATCGACGACGTTCAGGAGTCGACATACTCGATTCCGTCGCTGACGTCGGTTGCACCAGACAAACAGGCGATCGCCGACCGAGCGGTCGATACCCTCGTCGACGCCATCACCTCGGAGCGGGTGAATCCACGCAGCATCGAGATCGGGCACCGTCTTGTCGTGCGTGAGAGTTCACGGGCGCGGGGCGAAGACACGGCGGATCAGGGTTCACCCGCGAGTCTGCCAGTGCCAGTAGCCTGA